The Azospirillum baldaniorum genome window below encodes:
- a CDS encoding isochorismate synthase, with product MDVLPLPAGERPLGGRSDPDFAFASRGRVLKAYGVDERLDVALDDRSFADGRWEEALDRAFRRRKAQGVENPILVGAVPFDGRQHARLFIPEHCDYEDAGRMAADPDPVALNAVEETVGRNAFEAAVAQAIDLFRDTALRKVVLSRPLDVEAREAFAPSRLLRALLRQNPGAYVFAAPVAYGQTLVGASPELLIRKTGRTVISNPLAGSAPRSLSAEVERQRTAALLASTKDRTEHRYVVDAVRAALAGHCSPLAVPDAPSVIRTPTMLHLSTELTGELADPMVSSLRLAHALHPTPAICGTPTDLARDAIDRLEGYARNWYGGMVGWMDSRGNGEWALSIRCGLVQGRHLRLYAGAGVVADSDPAAEWEETAAKLTTMLNLFGVASARPSNTDLPVELAS from the coding sequence ATGGACGTTCTACCCCTGCCTGCCGGGGAGCGGCCGCTCGGCGGCCGTTCCGACCCGGATTTCGCCTTCGCCTCGCGTGGCCGCGTCCTGAAAGCCTATGGCGTGGATGAGCGGCTGGACGTCGCCCTCGACGACCGCAGCTTCGCCGATGGCCGGTGGGAGGAGGCGCTGGACCGCGCTTTCCGCCGCCGCAAGGCCCAGGGTGTCGAGAATCCCATCCTGGTCGGCGCCGTCCCCTTCGATGGACGCCAGCACGCCCGCCTGTTCATTCCCGAGCACTGCGATTACGAGGACGCCGGCCGCATGGCCGCCGATCCCGACCCCGTCGCGCTGAACGCCGTCGAGGAGACGGTGGGGCGCAACGCCTTCGAAGCGGCGGTGGCCCAGGCCATCGACCTGTTCCGCGACACCGCGTTGAGGAAGGTCGTACTGTCGCGCCCGCTCGACGTGGAAGCGCGCGAGGCCTTCGCGCCGAGCCGCCTGCTGCGCGCCCTGCTGCGGCAGAATCCCGGAGCCTACGTCTTCGCGGCCCCGGTCGCCTACGGACAGACCCTGGTAGGGGCGAGTCCCGAACTGCTGATCCGCAAGACCGGACGAACCGTGATCAGCAATCCCCTGGCCGGGTCCGCCCCGCGCAGCCTGTCCGCCGAGGTGGAGCGCCAGCGCACCGCGGCCCTGCTCGCCTCCACAAAGGACCGGACGGAGCACCGGTACGTCGTCGATGCGGTGCGCGCGGCGCTCGCCGGCCATTGCAGCCCGTTGGCGGTGCCGGACGCGCCCAGCGTGATCCGCACCCCAACCATGCTGCACCTGTCCACCGAGCTGACCGGTGAATTGGCTGATCCCATGGTGTCGTCGCTGCGGCTCGCCCACGCGCTGCACCCGACGCCGGCGATCTGCGGCACGCCGACCGACCTCGCCCGCGACGCCATCGACCGGCTGGAGGGATACGCCCGCAACTGGTACGGCGGCATGGTCGGCTGGATGGACAGCCGGGGCAACGGCGAATGGGCGCTGTCCATCCGCTGCGGGCTGGTTCAGGGCCGGCACCTGCGGCTCTACGCCGGGGCCGGCGTCGTCGCGGATTCCGACCCGGCGGCGGAGTGGGAGGAAACGGCGGCCAAGCTGACCACCATGCTGAACCTGTTCGGCGTCGCGTCCGCCCGGCCCTCCAACACCGACCTTCCGGTGGAGCTGGCGTCGTGA
- a CDS encoding efflux RND transporter permease subunit encodes MTRLILRNPLAALVSVLILCLLGAVSVFRIPVQMIPDISPRRIMVETNWPGATPQDVEQDILIEQEKYLRAIPGLVRLSSSAEFGGGQVELEFPSGTSIDEALIHIDNALSQVTDYPETVDRPRIVAESATAEPFLFFGVERLDGATDPDSIQRETNWIENVLRPRLERVAGVAKAEVIGGAAQEIHILLDPLKLSARNLNVGTVRDAVRARNRDVSGGDRDFGKRRYFLRTIGRFADLEDLANLIVARENGTAIRLRDVGSVTMATQEARSVAFADGRPTLLVTIGKRAGANVIAVKEAVTGAVEELNRHALKERGLSMRLLSEDVRYMERSIDNVLSNLIAGSVLAAVVLLLFLRSIPATAAAAASMPVCTLATLLVLAAAGRSINVISLSGVAFAIGMTLDNSVVALDAIARHLRMGKSKAAATEDGIAEVWPAILSSTLTTVLVFLPVLFITAEAGQLYSDIAIAITGAVIMSMVAALVLVPVVAGRWSVASPAASAAGKAPEKEGALSVAVRWMLRSARRELAILAVSAAAMIAVMLTMVPPAEYLPEGEEATIFSFMAAPPGYSMDSMQEVWRQIDPLLSRQVGAASTDAETGIPPLRVNLSFIRPGFIRFVTEPINPADTDALIANVTKRMRAIPGMRGFAARGSIFSGNSGGARAIRLELSGGDLTTLYATALTVLDRAGDLFPEGQVNSDPSPPTLAMSQPFLELHPNWERAGEMGIGLAELGYTLRAYSDGAFADEYLLNDETLDIQLRVAGGLGRDRQGFADLVLHTGRGVPVPLSSLAELRETVGSSSIARIDGFRTVTLTIIPPRSVALESGIAAVRTDLVDRLRAEGVIPDGMSTRITGAGGSLDELRSALTGGFLLALAITYLVLVAVFSHWGYPLIIMAVVPTGIGGGLVGLWLYNLVAGLPGGFGPPQPFDVLTMMGFLVLVGTVVNNPILIVEQAAVNRRTHGMSGAEAIADALRSRLRPILITTVTTVAGLIPMVAVSSAGTELYRGLGLVVLCGLLISSLVTVTVLPVVLSLVFRLSDRLGARTHDRRVAEAGD; translated from the coding sequence ATGACCCGCCTGATCCTGCGCAACCCGCTGGCCGCTTTGGTGTCGGTCCTGATCCTGTGCCTGCTGGGCGCGGTGTCGGTCTTCCGCATTCCGGTGCAGATGATCCCCGACATCAGCCCGCGCCGGATCATGGTGGAAACCAACTGGCCCGGCGCCACCCCGCAGGACGTCGAGCAGGACATCCTGATCGAGCAGGAGAAATACCTGCGCGCCATCCCCGGCCTCGTCCGCCTGTCCTCCAGCGCCGAGTTCGGCGGCGGTCAGGTTGAACTGGAATTCCCCTCCGGCACCTCCATCGACGAGGCGCTGATCCACATCGACAACGCGCTGTCCCAGGTCACCGATTACCCGGAGACGGTGGACCGCCCGCGCATCGTCGCCGAATCCGCGACGGCGGAGCCCTTCCTGTTCTTCGGCGTCGAGCGGCTTGACGGAGCCACCGACCCGGACTCCATCCAGCGCGAGACCAACTGGATCGAGAACGTCCTTCGCCCGCGGCTGGAGCGCGTTGCCGGCGTGGCGAAGGCCGAGGTGATCGGCGGGGCCGCGCAGGAAATCCACATCCTGCTCGACCCGCTGAAGCTGTCCGCCCGCAACCTGAATGTGGGGACGGTGCGCGACGCCGTGCGGGCGCGCAACCGCGACGTTTCCGGCGGCGACCGTGACTTCGGCAAGCGCCGCTACTTCCTGCGCACCATCGGGCGCTTCGCCGACCTGGAGGACTTGGCCAACCTGATCGTCGCGCGGGAGAACGGCACGGCCATCCGCCTGCGCGACGTCGGATCGGTGACCATGGCGACCCAGGAGGCGCGCAGCGTCGCCTTCGCCGACGGGCGTCCCACCCTGCTCGTCACCATCGGCAAGCGGGCCGGCGCCAACGTCATCGCCGTCAAGGAGGCGGTGACCGGGGCGGTGGAGGAGCTGAACCGCCACGCCCTGAAGGAACGCGGGCTGTCCATGCGGCTGCTGTCGGAGGACGTGCGCTACATGGAACGGTCCATCGACAACGTGCTGAGCAACCTGATCGCCGGCAGCGTCCTGGCCGCGGTGGTGCTCCTGCTGTTCCTGCGCTCCATCCCGGCGACCGCGGCGGCGGCGGCGAGCATGCCGGTCTGCACGCTGGCGACCCTGCTGGTCCTGGCGGCGGCGGGGCGCAGCATCAACGTGATCTCGCTGTCCGGCGTCGCCTTCGCCATCGGCATGACGCTGGACAACAGCGTGGTCGCGCTGGACGCCATCGCCCGCCATCTGCGCATGGGCAAGTCGAAGGCCGCCGCGACCGAAGACGGCATCGCCGAGGTGTGGCCGGCGATCCTGTCCTCCACCCTCACCACCGTCCTGGTCTTCCTGCCGGTGCTGTTCATCACGGCGGAGGCCGGGCAGCTCTATTCCGACATCGCCATCGCCATCACCGGCGCCGTCATCATGTCGATGGTCGCCGCCCTGGTCCTGGTCCCCGTCGTCGCCGGGCGCTGGTCGGTGGCGTCCCCGGCAGCGTCCGCGGCAGGAAAGGCTCCCGAGAAGGAGGGCGCGCTGAGTGTGGCGGTGCGCTGGATGCTGCGCAGCGCACGGCGGGAGCTGGCGATCCTCGCCGTCTCCGCCGCGGCCATGATAGCCGTCATGCTCACCATGGTGCCGCCCGCCGAATATCTGCCGGAGGGCGAGGAGGCCACCATCTTCAGCTTCATGGCCGCCCCGCCCGGCTACAGCATGGACTCGATGCAGGAGGTCTGGCGGCAGATCGACCCGCTGCTGAGCCGTCAGGTGGGCGCGGCAAGCACCGACGCCGAGACCGGCATTCCGCCGCTGCGCGTCAATCTGAGCTTCATCCGCCCCGGCTTCATCCGCTTCGTGACGGAGCCGATCAACCCCGCCGACACCGACGCGCTGATCGCCAACGTCACCAAGCGGATGAGGGCGATTCCCGGCATGCGCGGCTTCGCCGCGCGCGGGTCGATCTTCTCCGGCAACAGCGGCGGCGCCCGCGCCATCCGTCTGGAGCTGAGCGGCGGCGACCTGACCACGCTCTACGCCACGGCGCTGACGGTGCTCGACCGCGCGGGCGACCTTTTCCCCGAGGGGCAGGTCAACAGCGACCCCTCCCCGCCCACGCTCGCCATGTCGCAGCCCTTCCTGGAGCTGCACCCGAACTGGGAGCGCGCGGGCGAGATGGGCATCGGGCTGGCCGAGCTGGGCTACACGCTGCGCGCCTATTCGGATGGCGCCTTCGCCGACGAGTATCTGCTGAACGACGAGACGCTGGACATCCAGCTGCGGGTGGCCGGGGGCCTGGGCCGCGACCGCCAGGGCTTCGCCGATCTGGTGCTCCACACCGGCCGCGGCGTTCCGGTGCCGCTGTCCAGCCTCGCCGAGCTGCGGGAAACCGTAGGCTCCTCCAGCATCGCGCGGATCGACGGATTCCGGACGGTCACCCTGACCATCATCCCGCCGCGGTCGGTGGCGCTGGAATCCGGCATCGCCGCGGTGCGGACCGATCTGGTGGACCGTCTGCGCGCCGAGGGCGTGATTCCCGACGGGATGAGCACCCGCATCACCGGGGCCGGCGGATCGCTGGACGAGTTGCGCTCCGCCCTGACCGGCGGGTTCCTGCTGGCGCTCGCCATCACCTATCTGGTTCTGGTCGCCGTCTTCTCGCACTGGGGCTACCCGCTGATCATCATGGCGGTGGTGCCCACGGGGATCGGCGGCGGGCTGGTCGGGCTGTGGCTCTACAACCTCGTCGCCGGCCTGCCCGGAGGCTTCGGCCCGCCCCAGCCCTTCGACGTGCTGACCATGATGGGCTTCCTGGTGCTGGTCGGGACGGTGGTGAACAACCCCATCCTGATCGTCGAACAGGCCGCCGTGAACCGACGGACGCACGGCATGTCCGGGGCGGAAGCCATCGCCGACGCCTTGCGGAGCCGACTGCGCCCCATCCTGATCACCACGGTGACGACCGTCGCCGGCCTGATCCCGATGGTTGCGGTGTCCAGCGCCGGGACGGAGTTGTACCGCGGGCTGGGGCTGGTCGTGCTGTGCGGCCTGCTGATCTCCAGCTTGGTAACGGTGACGGTCCTGCCCGTCGTGCTGTCCCTGGTCTTCCGCCTGTCCGACCGCTTGGGCGCCAGAACGCACGACCGGAGGGTGGCGGAAGCGGGCGATTAA
- a CDS encoding efflux RND transporter periplasmic adaptor subunit, which produces MMTRAMPILLTAALLAAALPAAAQTRVKVTAVVAAPVRQTLHLPGTLVSPQSSALSAQVEGRVDALLVEAGDRVEAGQPLLRLDDIVARLELERLEHSLAEAEHLQRDALRLAREAEALAGVQSVSQSRYRTQLAQAAIEEAKVRQLRAAVAIQREQVARHGLTAPFAGVVTERRTGRGEWVGSGGSVLQLTATDPLRVVVDVPERQHGRITAGTPVTVLVADAPEGAGIAAAVERVVPAADPVSRSFRIHIALPNPEGRLMPGMSARVGVALGPAPGVAEIALQVPADAVQRHPDGSARVWVVQRGGDGAVARPVTVRTGRHSGDHVEVLSPELRPDDLVVVQGNEGLRPDQPVVPDMVG; this is translated from the coding sequence ATGATGACCCGTGCCATGCCGATCCTGCTGACCGCCGCTTTGCTCGCCGCGGCGCTTCCTGCCGCCGCCCAGACGCGGGTGAAGGTAACGGCGGTGGTCGCCGCCCCCGTCCGCCAGACGCTGCACCTCCCCGGCACGCTGGTGTCGCCGCAGAGCAGCGCCCTGTCCGCTCAGGTCGAGGGCCGGGTGGATGCCTTGCTGGTCGAGGCCGGCGACCGGGTGGAGGCCGGGCAGCCCCTGCTGCGGCTGGACGACATCGTCGCCCGGTTGGAACTGGAGCGGCTGGAACATTCCCTGGCCGAGGCCGAGCACCTCCAGCGCGACGCCCTGCGGCTGGCCCGCGAGGCCGAGGCGCTGGCCGGCGTGCAGAGCGTCTCGCAGTCCCGCTACCGCACGCAACTCGCCCAGGCCGCCATCGAGGAGGCCAAGGTCCGCCAGCTCCGCGCCGCCGTCGCCATCCAGCGGGAGCAGGTGGCGCGTCACGGGCTGACCGCGCCCTTCGCCGGGGTGGTCACCGAACGGCGCACCGGGCGCGGGGAGTGGGTAGGGTCCGGCGGCTCGGTGCTTCAACTCACCGCCACCGACCCGCTGCGCGTCGTCGTCGATGTGCCGGAGCGCCAGCACGGGCGCATCACGGCCGGCACGCCGGTCACCGTTCTGGTCGCCGACGCGCCGGAGGGGGCCGGCATCGCCGCGGCGGTGGAGCGGGTGGTGCCCGCCGCCGATCCGGTCAGCCGCAGCTTCCGCATCCACATCGCGCTTCCCAACCCCGAGGGGCGGCTGATGCCCGGCATGTCGGCGCGCGTCGGCGTCGCGCTCGGCCCGGCGCCCGGAGTGGCGGAGATCGCGCTGCAGGTCCCGGCGGACGCGGTGCAGCGCCATCCCGACGGCAGCGCGCGCGTCTGGGTGGTGCAGCGCGGTGGCGACGGGGCGGTGGCCCGCCCGGTGACGGTGCGCACGGGCCGCCATTCCGGCGACCATGTGGAAGTCCTCAGCCCCGAGCTTCGCCCCGACGATCTGGTGGTCGTCCAGGGCAACGAGGGCCTGCGCCCCGACCAGCCGGTCGTCCCGGACATGGTGGGGTGA
- the entS gene encoding enterobactin transporter EntS, with translation MTLSNLFVDLSLLKTNPDFRRVLIARTISLIALGLLSVAVPVQVYALTGSSLQVGIAAACDGVGMFLGLLLGGVLADRMDRRRLILLARSVCGLGFLGLAANAALPSPSLPAIYALSFWDGFFGAIGVNALMAAMPHLVGRANLVQARALGMLSMRVATILSPALGGLLIAGLGVGWVYLLTALGTGLTVLTLLGLPRMMPQGEAGENPLRAMAQAFVFLFGHKVIVSVVALGCLTTVATSIRILFPALVEEVFGGGAFETGLMYSAVPIGATLGAAFSGWAARLERPGLVMGGACMGAFACVAVIGAAGSLYVALPLLVLFGYATSIASLLEYSMVQGHTPDHLLGRVNSLWTAQDVFGDSAGTIGMGLLATLLSPAVGILALGLGALALAAAVTATATTMREAPMSDPALEGTG, from the coding sequence ATGACCCTGTCGAACCTTTTCGTCGATCTCAGCCTCCTGAAGACCAACCCCGATTTCCGCCGCGTGCTGATCGCCCGGACGATTTCGCTGATAGCGCTCGGCCTGCTGTCGGTGGCGGTGCCGGTCCAGGTCTACGCTCTCACCGGGTCGAGCCTTCAGGTCGGGATCGCCGCCGCCTGCGACGGCGTCGGCATGTTCCTGGGCCTGCTGCTGGGCGGCGTGCTGGCCGACCGGATGGACCGCCGCCGCCTGATCCTGCTCGCTCGCAGCGTCTGCGGCCTGGGCTTCCTCGGGCTGGCGGCCAACGCGGCGCTGCCCTCCCCGTCCCTTCCGGCGATCTACGCCCTGTCCTTCTGGGACGGCTTCTTCGGAGCCATCGGCGTCAACGCCCTGATGGCGGCGATGCCCCATCTCGTCGGGCGCGCCAATCTGGTGCAGGCCCGCGCGCTGGGCATGCTGTCGATGCGCGTCGCCACCATCCTGTCGCCGGCGCTGGGCGGCCTGCTGATCGCCGGGCTGGGCGTTGGCTGGGTCTATCTGCTGACAGCGCTGGGCACCGGGCTGACCGTTCTGACTCTGCTCGGCCTGCCCCGGATGATGCCGCAGGGCGAGGCCGGGGAGAATCCGCTGCGCGCCATGGCGCAGGCCTTCGTCTTCCTGTTCGGCCACAAGGTCATCGTGAGCGTGGTCGCGCTCGGTTGCCTGACCACGGTCGCCACCTCCATCCGCATCCTCTTCCCGGCTCTGGTCGAGGAGGTGTTCGGCGGCGGCGCCTTCGAGACCGGGTTGATGTACAGCGCCGTTCCCATCGGGGCGACGCTGGGCGCCGCGTTCAGCGGCTGGGCCGCGCGGCTGGAGCGGCCGGGTCTGGTGATGGGCGGCGCCTGCATGGGCGCCTTCGCCTGCGTCGCCGTGATCGGGGCCGCCGGGAGCCTTTATGTGGCGCTGCCGCTGCTGGTGCTGTTCGGCTACGCCACCTCCATCGCCTCGCTCCTGGAATACAGCATGGTCCAGGGTCACACGCCCGACCACCTGCTGGGTCGCGTCAACAGCCTGTGGACCGCGCAGGACGTGTTCGGCGACAGCGCCGGCACCATCGGCATGGGCCTGCTGGCGACGCTGCTGAGCCCCGCCGTGGGAATCCTGGCGCTTGGCCTGGGTGCCTTGGCGCTCGCCGCCGCCGTGACCGCCACCGCCACCACGATGCGCGAAGCGCCAATGAGCGACCCTGCCCTGGAGGGAACCGGATGA
- a CDS encoding TonB-dependent receptor domain-containing protein, with product MTIRTSGACAEEGAAAGRPVAAAKSATMVGAALVVALAGGTPALAQQAAAQGAPAVQTLGPVTVTATGTPESTLTAPAFTTVITSEDLKKEGVASSGLPEILGRSVGVNDRTDATGRDEVVIRGMGANYSLVLVNGRRVSTSDALWRGGDFDYHSIPMSAIERVEVVRGPLSSLYGSDAIGGVVNIITKKPTDKWSGEINGDYRVVEPGRGGTQYRTGLYAAGPIVDKVSASVSAEYFNRQAWYDDSRYNGVVPVLEKKNLANLLTTLAFDVTENQTLEANYGLNRDNRPRGYYDRWLSSQKQEIVRNTFGAAHRGNWGWGDTLVEANYEDGRIDDFNSSFNAPQQRHLKEKNLFLHGRSNFQLGFNRLTAGAEYRKQTVEDPNTFLQSGKSEIGQKAVYLQDQIGLIDGLTLTVGTRYDHHEIFGGNFTSRANVVYALTDALSLKAGVSQGYKAPDAYQLSREYRIVSCGGRCFLSGNPDLEPETSTNYEIGLETRYDRWDGSVVLFHNKVKDMIQAVYNAGPPPSRNWSNINNVDISGVEVTGSVSLTPKLLLSGNYTYLYTEQSNGAELDYRPRHKINASLTWQALDNISTSVSTSYTGPQLQGTSKMPGYTLLNWGVSADVTEALTVGAGVKNITDVILSEKNVNFTSVEVGRNYYVSANYRF from the coding sequence ATGACCATTCGCACATCGGGGGCGTGTGCAGAGGAAGGGGCGGCGGCGGGTCGTCCAGTGGCTGCGGCGAAATCCGCAACCATGGTGGGTGCGGCTCTGGTGGTCGCGCTGGCGGGGGGAACGCCGGCGCTGGCCCAGCAGGCCGCCGCACAAGGGGCGCCCGCCGTTCAGACGCTGGGACCGGTGACGGTGACGGCGACCGGCACGCCGGAAAGCACGCTGACCGCTCCCGCCTTCACCACCGTCATCACGTCGGAAGACCTGAAGAAGGAAGGCGTCGCCTCCTCCGGCCTGCCGGAAATCCTGGGCCGTTCGGTGGGCGTGAACGACCGCACCGACGCCACCGGCCGCGACGAGGTGGTGATCCGCGGCATGGGCGCCAACTACTCGCTGGTGCTGGTGAACGGGCGCCGGGTGTCCACCTCCGACGCGCTGTGGCGCGGCGGCGACTTCGACTACCACTCGATCCCGATGTCGGCGATCGAGCGGGTGGAGGTCGTGCGTGGTCCCTTGTCGTCGCTCTACGGATCGGACGCCATCGGCGGTGTGGTCAACATCATCACCAAGAAGCCGACCGACAAGTGGTCGGGCGAGATCAACGGCGACTACCGCGTCGTCGAACCGGGCCGCGGCGGCACCCAGTACCGCACCGGCCTCTACGCCGCCGGCCCGATCGTGGACAAGGTCTCGGCCTCGGTCTCCGCCGAATACTTCAACCGGCAGGCCTGGTACGACGACTCCCGCTACAACGGCGTCGTTCCGGTCCTGGAAAAGAAGAACCTGGCGAACCTGCTGACCACGCTGGCCTTCGACGTCACCGAGAACCAGACGCTGGAGGCCAACTACGGCCTGAACCGCGACAACCGGCCCCGCGGCTATTACGACCGCTGGCTCTCCTCCCAGAAGCAGGAGATCGTTCGCAACACCTTCGGCGCCGCCCACCGCGGCAACTGGGGCTGGGGCGACACGCTGGTGGAGGCCAACTACGAAGACGGCCGCATCGACGACTTCAACTCGTCCTTCAACGCGCCGCAGCAGCGGCACCTGAAGGAGAAGAACCTGTTCCTGCACGGCCGCAGCAACTTCCAGCTCGGCTTCAACCGGCTGACCGCGGGTGCGGAATACCGCAAGCAGACGGTGGAGGACCCCAACACCTTCCTGCAGTCCGGCAAGTCGGAGATCGGGCAGAAGGCCGTCTATCTCCAGGACCAGATCGGGCTGATCGACGGGCTGACCCTGACGGTCGGCACCCGCTACGACCACCACGAGATCTTCGGTGGCAACTTCACCAGCCGTGCCAACGTCGTTTACGCGCTGACCGACGCGCTGTCGCTGAAGGCCGGCGTCAGCCAGGGCTACAAGGCGCCGGACGCCTACCAGCTCAGCCGCGAATACCGGATCGTGAGCTGCGGCGGCCGCTGCTTCCTGTCGGGCAACCCGGACCTCGAACCGGAGACCAGCACCAACTACGAAATCGGCCTGGAAACCCGCTATGACCGCTGGGACGGCAGCGTCGTGCTGTTCCACAACAAGGTCAAGGACATGATCCAGGCGGTCTACAATGCCGGGCCGCCGCCCTCCCGCAATTGGAGCAACATCAACAATGTGGACATCTCGGGCGTCGAGGTGACCGGCTCCGTCAGCCTGACGCCGAAGCTGCTGCTGTCGGGCAATTACACCTACCTCTACACCGAACAGAGCAACGGTGCGGAACTGGACTACCGTCCGCGCCACAAGATCAACGCCTCCCTGACCTGGCAGGCGCTGGACAACATCAGCACGTCGGTGTCGACCAGCTACACCGGCCCGCAGCTCCAGGGCACCAGCAAGATGCCCGGCTACACTCTGCTGAACTGGGGTGTCAGCGCCGACGTCACCGAGGCGCTGACCGTCGGGGCCGGCGTCAAGAACATCACCGACGTCATCCTCAGCGAGAAGAACGTCAACTTCACGTCGGTGGAGGTGGGGCGCAACTACTACGTCTCCGCCAACTACCGCTTCTGA
- a CDS encoding PepSY-associated TM helix domain-containing protein: MAIRTDVVRLYRQVHTWTGILTGLILFVCFYAGALTMFKEPLERWITPPVAVTPATLDRAEDLVAATRALRPEVRDFTLAVEPALAGEAPLRLTWTEERFDPAPWAATLAPDGSVAVEQLNPSGIGLLVDFLHRTVGIPGDLDIGTTVTGIASALYVVALVSGVIILLPSLVKDFLILRVTRNVKRLWLDAHNVLGLISLPFHLVIALSAVVFGLHDHIYDTLDRVVYGGQMRAVAAASSPFRTVSKDMGPAGMLPPKEFLTRVHSLAPGFQPVSLEYHDAGTGAATVRVWGYDPRYLVRREGFVLMGAVDGRIIDTEYMPGHQNGWSATVSAFFALHFGSFGGGIVRWSYFLLGLAGAALFYTGNLLWIESRRRTERQAKGRSIVGPVEQSRTTRLLGAGTVGVCLGCVAGLSLTIAAGKWLSGLVDDLHAWHWGIYYAVFLGACAWAFFRGASRAGVELLWASAVATAAIPATSLLGLVMPGLWLSDGLIGVDLVALAGGLVFAAMARGAERRALSGPRDSVWASPVERSDSEMGVQPLAHPAE; this comes from the coding sequence ATGGCCATCCGCACCGACGTTGTGCGCCTTTACCGGCAGGTCCACACCTGGACCGGCATCCTGACCGGACTGATCCTGTTCGTCTGCTTCTATGCCGGCGCCCTCACCATGTTCAAGGAACCGCTGGAACGCTGGATCACGCCGCCGGTGGCGGTGACTCCGGCGACGCTCGACCGGGCGGAGGACCTGGTCGCCGCCACGCGCGCCCTGCGGCCGGAGGTGCGGGACTTCACCCTGGCGGTCGAGCCGGCCCTGGCCGGAGAGGCGCCGTTGCGTCTGACCTGGACGGAGGAACGCTTCGACCCCGCCCCCTGGGCCGCCACCCTGGCGCCGGACGGATCGGTGGCCGTAGAGCAGCTCAACCCATCCGGCATCGGGCTGCTGGTGGATTTCCTTCACCGCACCGTGGGCATCCCGGGCGATCTCGACATCGGCACAACGGTGACCGGCATCGCCAGCGCGCTCTACGTCGTCGCCCTGGTGTCGGGCGTGATCATCCTGCTGCCGTCGCTGGTCAAGGATTTCCTGATCCTGCGCGTCACCCGGAACGTGAAGCGCCTGTGGCTGGACGCCCACAACGTGCTGGGGCTGATCAGCCTGCCCTTCCACCTCGTCATCGCCCTGTCGGCGGTGGTGTTCGGGTTGCACGACCACATCTACGACACGCTGGACCGCGTGGTCTATGGCGGGCAGATGCGCGCCGTGGCGGCGGCCAGCAGCCCGTTCCGCACCGTCTCGAAGGACATGGGTCCGGCGGGCATGCTGCCGCCCAAGGAATTCCTGACCCGCGTCCACAGCCTCGCCCCCGGCTTCCAGCCGGTCAGCCTGGAGTATCACGACGCCGGCACCGGGGCCGCCACCGTGCGCGTCTGGGGCTATGATCCGCGCTACCTCGTGCGGCGGGAGGGCTTCGTGCTGATGGGGGCGGTGGACGGCCGGATCATCGACACCGAATACATGCCGGGGCATCAGAACGGATGGTCGGCCACCGTCTCCGCCTTCTTCGCGCTGCATTTCGGGAGCTTTGGCGGCGGCATCGTGCGCTGGTCCTACTTCCTGCTCGGGCTGGCCGGGGCGGCGCTGTTCTACACCGGCAACCTGCTGTGGATCGAATCGCGGCGGCGGACGGAGCGGCAGGCAAAAGGCCGGTCGATCGTCGGCCCGGTCGAGCAGAGCCGCACCACCCGCCTGCTGGGCGCCGGGACGGTTGGAGTCTGCCTGGGCTGCGTGGCCGGTTTGTCGCTGACCATCGCCGCCGGGAAATGGCTGAGCGGGCTGGTGGACGACCTGCACGCTTGGCATTGGGGCATCTACTACGCGGTCTTTCTGGGCGCCTGCGCCTGGGCCTTTTTTCGCGGGGCGTCCCGTGCGGGGGTGGAACTTCTGTGGGCCAGCGCGGTGGCCACCGCGGCCATCCCGGCGACCTCGCTGCTCGGCCTCGTCATGCCGGGTCTTTGGCTGTCGGATGGGTTGATCGGAGTCGATCTGGTGGCGTTGGCCGGTGGGCTGGTCTTCGCCGCGATGGCCCGTGGAGCGGAGCGGCGCGCCCTCAGCGGCCCGCGGGACAGCGTCTGGGCCTCCCCGGTCGAGCGCTCGGACTCGGAGATGGGCGTCCAACCGCTTGCCCACCCGGCGGAATGA
- a CDS encoding response regulator, whose protein sequence is MVVDYAKLSILIVEDDNFTRGLIRKVLKEIGVRSIQESSNGKDGLMEVVRTRPDIVFCDIHMAPMNGKQFLQGVRGIKVKDVDKTPVIFLTGDADLSTVRFAKEHNVNGYLVKPISLAKLRDSIDAVVSSSAGMTQWLT, encoded by the coding sequence ATGGTGGTAGATTACGCGAAGCTGAGCATCCTGATCGTCGAGGACGACAACTTCACCCGCGGCCTGATCCGCAAGGTGCTGAAGGAGATCGGCGTCCGCTCGATCCAGGAATCCTCGAACGGCAAGGACGGGCTGATGGAGGTGGTGCGCACACGCCCGGACATCGTCTTCTGCGACATCCACATGGCGCCGATGAACGGCAAGCAGTTCCTGCAGGGCGTGCGCGGGATCAAGGTGAAGGACGTGGACAAGACCCCGGTGATCTTCCTGACCGGTGACGCCGACCTCAGCACCGTGCGCTTCGCCAAGGAGCACAACGTCAACGGCTATCTGGTGAAGCCGATCAGCCTCGCCAAGCTGCGCGACAGCATCGACGCGGTGGTGTCCAGCAGCGCCGGAATGACGCAATGGCTGACCTGA